From the Hordeum vulgare subsp. vulgare chromosome 1H, MorexV3_pseudomolecules_assembly, whole genome shotgun sequence genome, the window CACCAGCGTCTTGCCGGACTCGTTGGTGATGCGCATGGAGAAGGGCGCCTGGAGGCGGTGGCCGGAGTCCAGCCGCCAGATTGATCCCCACGACTCGCGCATCGGCGTCCACGTACCGGAGTTGGCCTCCATGAGGTCCACCTGCAccacgtcgccgtcgccgtcctcgTACTCCACCAGCACGGCGAAGTACACCGGGTTCGACCCCTGCTCCACGTGGAAGGTCACCTTGAGACCAGGGAACTCGCACGGCACTCTGCACCAATCATCATCAACAATCAGCAAACCATGTGCAGTTGTAACTTAGTTTGCAACCGAGCCGGATCGACGGCAAATAAGTGTGAGGCGACGGTACTGAAAACAGAGTAGTACGTGTTCGCTGCGAATCTATTTGGGTCCCAGTTAAACCGGTCGTTGTCGTGAAAGTTTTGTTGGGCAAAAGCACTAGTTTTATAGTATGATTCTGTTCATCGTTCTGGTAGGGCCAGATAGGATTGGTGCAACGAATGATGAAATGGCACCGACCTCTTGAACTGGATGTCGATGATGCCGGAGTGCCGGAGCTTCTCGCTGAGGCCGGGCTTGGCCATGGCGCCGAACGCGGTGCCACTCAGGTCGAAGTGGTACTTGGCAACCGGGTAGTAGTTCATGTCGGTGATGACCACCGTCTCCGGGTTGCCGGAGCAGGACTGGTCGTTGGTGCACCGTAtctgaaaaaggcaaaagaaaacgatcaGAAATCAAGATTAACACTGTTTCACCAGCTCCATTTCCACCACGGCAGGGGCaaagcaccaccaccaacaacaaccctCGTCGTGGAAAAGGGTAAAAACCATGGcaaatcaacgagctagtctagctaGCTACCTGGTAGCAGGAGCCGCATCCCTTGCCATCCTTGAAGATGGGCTCGTTGCCGCACGATGTCATGGAGGAGAAGGGGTACTGGTTGGTGTTCTTGAACCCGCACGCACCACCTGAATGCACATCGATCACCGTATGTCATTACACAAACGATCAATTAAGCGAACGCCGCGGCGCCGTGCATGCACCGGCGCATACGGGTGGACGTACCGTCGTCCATGGGGCCGGCACCCGTGGGCGCGCCGTACCAGGTGGCCCTGGCGTCCTCCCAGTTGGGGTCGGCGGTGAAGGCGGAATCGTTGAAGGTCCCGGCGCCGGCAGCGGCGTAGGTGACGAGGAGGGAGGACAGTGCAACGAGTGCAACGGCCTTAGACGAGAGAGGAGCCATGTCAAAGCAACGCTGCTTCTTCAGGCTTGTGGGGGTAGTGTACCAGCGCACTGACCAGGCCGGGTTGGAAGGCTGAGCTATGCTTTGATGCTCTGGGAGTAACATATTGCCGGGGTATTTATAGGCAGGCGCGGTGCCGGGCGACGCGATCGCCATCCACGGTTGTTGCACCCGACGACGTGCTTTGTGTAGTAGGGGTCACATGGCTACGGGAGCAAATCAGGGGAGGAATGGCGGGCGAGGCGATCACTTCGTGTTGCACttttagaaagaaaaaaaaaacgtgAAATCACGGCTTGGCAGTTACACATTGCCTGTTCTTGTACACACTCCACACTGCGTGGTGCGCACCTGCCCTGCCCTCGCCGATGCTCCGAGCTGTGTTCCATTTCTGCAGAAAGAGATACGCACGGTACCAATGGAAAATCGTATTCTCTTTCAGGAATGTACAGCTAAGTGTTGCCTTTGGCGATGATGCCGCGTTAGGAAGGAGAGATTCGGGCGGGAACAGCAAGTTTGCGTTACAATTAAAGGAGCGTGGACGTTGGCCTGACTGACTCTTGTTGGAATCAATCATCGGAACCAACCGGCTTAACAGGCATGTCTCTGCAACCACCGAATCATGTACGAAGTTGCGTAGAGGTACGTAATTGACCCGCTGCGGATTCGTTGGGGAAAAAATAAGGGCACTTGCGATTTCATTCACGAGCACAATGATACTGCTACCTGATATGTGATTATATACCATCCATCAGTCCATGCTGGCATCCGCTTAAAATATTCCGGGATGCAACCGTCCTGAGTTTTTTGATAGATGTAGTAACTGCACTGAATATTATTTTTTTAGCAAACTAGCACCCCTTCATATAGAGGGGCGGACCTAGAAACTATTTTAAGTGGGGCAAAGAATAGGAGTGAGGGCACATTTTGTAGAAATTTACATAGTTTTgacaaaaaattctaaaatttcaAAGAAATATAACTGGAGTTTCATATTTTGAGTGGGGTCCTAGACCCCCACTCCCATGAACGTGGGTCCGCCCCTGTTCATATATCTGTACTATaaaaagcacgagagggcagatccaaaTAGAAATATTAATCATCGGATTGGTAATCTAATGGTTATTAAGCACACTAACGAAACGATGTTAATGAAAATTAACGATTTATGTCCCGACTCCTCACCCACGTCACCGCTGCGCACCTCgggacaaaaaaaaagaaaaccacCCCTCCCCCATGCTACCCCGGCGGTCCCCgacaccgccgccaccgccgcctcgccctCGCCACCGCCTCATCAAccgccatccccccccccccccccgccgcctcgCCCCTCCCGGCCACGGCCTCGCCTCCCCTCCCTCTCGCCCACGAAGTCGTCGCCACCATCGCCGCCTCGCCCCTCCCGGCCATGGGCTCGCCTCCCCTCCCTCTCGCCCACGAAGTCGTCGGAATcatcgccgccccgccgccgcctcgcccctccCCGCCACGGGCTCGCCTCCCCTCCCTCTCGCCCACGAAGTCGTCGCCGCCAGCACCACCACCCATGTCGGCCGCTTTCGGCGACCTCCGGTGCCTCGCAACACGCCCCGAGGTCCCCACGGTCAGATTCTCTGCTCTCGTCCTCTACCACCCGCCCGCAACCCCATCGtcgtggctagggtttcgggcagaCCTTCGCTGGCGCATCTCCGGCGGTCTCAGGTTCGTCCCTCCTTCCTTCTTGGTCGGAGCCCCAGAAAAGGGGATTCATCGAGATGGGGTTTCAATCCAATTGTGACTCTTGCTTTCAAACAGATCGAGACAAGTAGTGTGGCAGCGGCATCCGTGGCTTGGAGCCACGAGCGTGTCGATGACGGCGGTGGCTTGGAGACATGAGTGCAAGGGCTACTGGGAAAGAACTGCATCACTTCTGCTCGCGGTGACAGGATGGTGCGTGTGCCACTCCAAGGCGGATCCTACCGGGTCGTGCAAACACCCCAGGTGCTTCCTCCAGTCGCCCCCCTCCATTGCTACCTCTTGGTGAGATCCCTTCCACCCTAGCCTCTCCCCCTTTCTTTTTTAAAAATTGATTCCCAATTCCTTGTCCAAACCATGTTCCCCTGCTCCTACAGGTCTGGCTTAGCTACCAGTACAGTGCAGATTGCTTTCTCTATTCAACTGATTTGGTTGTCTATATATTACCTGAACTCCAAGGGAACCAACTTACATGGTGTAATGGATGGAGATCAGTAGATGTTTTCCTCATTTGTTCACTTGTTTTTAATAGTTGCCTTCAGATTACAAGCATGGGCTTTGTGCAATCAGCAGAAATCTGTTTCTAATCTATCAAAGACAATGAGAATGTTTACTGAAATCTTTGTAAGTGTTGATCCTATGAATTGCTTTTATTGGAAGTCCAACGATGATCTCATCTTATTAGGAACTTGCTTTTCAAACATATGCATTGGTAGTTTTATCTCTTTGCTTTTGCCTTCTGAACATACTCGATTGCACTCTCTAGGAGATGGCACGATGCTGCAAACAACTCATTATAGTAGTTAGCAAATGCAAATCATTGTATATTGCCAGTTATGTGTCTCTTCATATGAAATACTATTATTTTGGGGAAAGCCATCTGGCTGAGTTTTAATAGAAGTCCTCAGATTTTGTATGGTGAGATTGTCTTCAGCAAACAAGATCTGGATTGTTATTGGGGTTCTTTTATTTTCATTCTAGGTGTTATTGGGGTGTATTTTTTCATGGTTGGAAACAAGATGTTGCTAGTGTTGGAGCTCATAGAGAAGGGTATTATGATAGTCTACTTACTTTTGAAGGTGCATTAGAAGATAGTGGATGTCCAGATTCTTTGGCCTCAGAAAGGTGGTGATAAAAATCTTGAAGTATGGTCAACATTTTCCTTTAAAAATGGAAAGGGAAAATAAAGAAGGTATACAGTCGTGTTCATCGTCATGGAAAATTATTATCCTTTGTGTTATCCTCAGTAGTTGTTGTTGGATGTTATTTGTCTCTTTGAAAAACATTTGATGTAAATTTGTTGTGCTCCAAGTCACATACCCTACTACTAGACCCAAAACCTAGTACTAAATGGTTCCAAAAAAATGGATGTTATTGTAGAAGTCTTGATCAATCCCACGTTACTGTGATGTAGATTTTTTTTTATGCTTGGACATTTTTAACTTATCTTATTGCTCTGCAATTCTTTGCTGGTGTCTTACTTCTGTTGATGGGAGAAGAGAACACATTTGGGTACACTCACCAGTACAGTTTGTTGTTCATTTATCTTGCTTTGGGGTTGCAGACCCTAAGATATCAAGATAGCTCATTTAAATGGTATATTAAATCTCTTGATGGTATAACATGACATTGGCAGGAATTATTGATGACTACTTTGATAGGTACTTCTCTGAAGAAATGACTGTCTCAGGTACTGTGATGCTCTTTTTCTTAAAAGGTAATGCGATGCTCGTAGTTCTATCGTTTTCAATGCTTGCATAAGCCATTGTGATACAAGAGTACTGCCAAATTTTGCAATGTTCGTGATTCAGATTGACTGTGGTTGACACTGTTGTTTAATACCATTAACTTTGTCATGGTTGATTAAATAGGCACAATTCATTTTAGTTGCACACCCGAAGATATCAGGAAAGCACTGCTACAAATTTAGAACTAGGATGTAGTTTTTCATAGTTCCTGTCAAATATGCTTATTTGCAATCTAGGATCACAATTATAAGCTTAATCCTTTAGACTTTACTTATGTAGCTGCAAATCTATTCTCCTGGATTTTTTCCTACCATACAAATCATTGCATGCCCAACTAAAATATTTCCTTCAGGGTTTGTTTTAGGTTTAAAAGACTTTTCATCATTAATCACATCATTAAAAGACTTTTACAAAGTGTTTACTCGAATGCATCTACAACAACGGGTATGTCTCTGACCTTGTAGTTTCAAACAATTTGTGCTACGAACTATAGATCCATCCCAAGAAATAATAGTATAGTAGCTAATGTGTATGTTGTGGTCTGAACTAAATGTTAGGAACAAAATGAGGATTATGTGCACAACTGGTCCCTCAACTAACACGAGGGAGATTATTTAGGACGTTTCTGAGGATGACGGGACGACAACTCCGACATAAGATGGGTGACGGGACAACAACTTATTTATGGGACGGCAAATGGTTATAGGGTGGGCATTCCTTCTAGGACCTGGTGCCGACACTCCTCACTCTTGTGCCCAAGAAACATCACACGGTAGCCGATGCTCTGCCCGACAGAAATTGGAGCAGAGACATCAAGGCCTCTCCCTTCTGGCGTTAGTACAATATCTCGTCCGGGATGTTATCGCCGAGGTGATCACCTCGCCGGATATCCAAGGCTCCACTGTGTTGCAAGTTCTTTATGTGGCTCGCGGTTCACAAGCGATGTCTTACGGTTGACAATCTCGCGCTTTGGGGTTGGCCGCACTCCCATCACATGCCATCTTTGCCGTCTtcaatctgaatgttgcacacaTCTCTTCGTTCACTATCGGTTCACCGGACTGGTCTGGAACAAGGTGCGACACAAGGATCTTGGATGGTGTTCTAGCTTTGTTTAGGAGGTCTTCAAAGTCATTCTAGAAGATTTTAGGATGTGCCGGATTGCGCGTTGTTTCTATCAGTTTCTGTAATTTCTGCTTCTGTTGTATTTGTAGACGTCAGCAACACCATCTCTGTGTGGCGAGACGGTTCTTCATGTAACTCTCCTTTTCTACATTAATAAAGATCAGCCAAGGCGTTTCGAGTGGGTCGTCTCTCACGCTCATCCCCCTCTCTTATCATTTGTTCGATGTGTTAGTTTCTGTCAACATGTTCATGAATTTGCAATATTTTAGCTCAAGCAACTAAAATGTGCTCTGTTCTAAGCATGCGAAATGATACTTTGATTTCTGTGATATATGATGGGTCATGTGGTGCAATTTTTCTTTTTCAGGATTTCACTAATGAGGTTGACATTTCCGGATGATTTTTTACATGGAGAGAGTCGCTTGCATATCAAGGATTGAAAGCCAACCTTTATGATGTTTGTATATGCATCGTATGTTCAATAGTTGACCACTATGGTTTTTCAGCTCTCAAAACCCATAACACTATGAAAAGGATCTTCTGAAAACCATATTTTAATTACCGCAAGTGTCTTGCTAACATCAAAGTAGTTCCAAACTGACTTTGGCTTTCTAAAAGCATATGTACACATCAGTATTTGCTTCATAATTAAATATGAGTTATTTGCAATTATCAATAGCAAATGTTAGATTTATATATTAGCCTAGACATGTGTTATGGTTGCTAGGGTttgagcgggagagagagagctgCGAGGGCACGAGAGAGCCGGCCGTGGGGGTCCTTTCCCATGGTCGGGCAAGAGGGAAAAGGGTTTTCCTTCTTAATTCTTGCCTGATTAGATTGATACATCTCATCTCCATATATAGAGAGGTTTACGTCACTCCCAAGTAAGGCTTACTTGACCTCTAAGCAAACCCTAAGACTAATGGGCCCAGGCCCATCACGCACTCTAACACTACACCCCACCTGGACATGCAGCTCGTCCTTGAGCTGCAACCTAACGACGATTCAACCCCACACAACCCTAACGCCTGAAAAACAAGCCTTTTACATCTCGGCCTATTGTATTGACCTGAAATAAGCTAACCCGAATGAGACTCCGACTCTTTATTTTTGACTCTGAACGATAAGGCGAGAATCCTCCGTGCGCCGAACTTGTGCGTTTGCAGCCCCTGGATCCCAAGGACACCATCGGGACCAAGGGAGACCTCGCAGAGGCCAGCGGCGGAATGCACTGGTGCTACGCGGTGCGCTCCTGTCGGTGACACCATGTTTTCTCCCCGCCGGCTGTCTGTCGATGTCGCGGACTTGGAGGTAGTCGCCCGTGGGAAAAACAGCATGCCCGCCGCCCGTGGGGGAAACCGCATGCGCAAGATCCCCCATGCATCACACGAGATCGAGGTCCGTTGCACCGCGAAGCACAACTTGGAGGACTTGCAGCTGCAAATCACGCTTCTCCCGCACATGCCGACGCGCTAGGAGGTCGCGCGCAGCAGCCTGTAGCCTCATCGCCGCCGACACGTGGTGGGTAGCGATCCAAGCCGGAAGTGGTGCCGGCGACGGTTGGAACTTGATCTCTTGGATGGGATTGTCCTGGGATGACGGTGGCGCTGCTGGGAACGAGGTCGTTGCAGTCCCGTCGTAGGGCATCCCATGCTCGAACGTGATGACCGGCGCCGTGGTCGCAGCCGAGGGCTGCGACGGCGGCCGTGCGGGGGTCAGCGCCGATGCTGTGACCATGGAGGACCCCCCGTGGAATGGCGCACCGTCGGGGCCGGTAAAGCGAGAGGGCCCGTCGTACTATTGGGGTGGCGCCGGTGGCAACTGGACGTGCGGCGGCGCCCAGGCCGCCGTATAGATCAGCCCGGAGACGGGGAGCGGcatcggcggcagcagcagcctgGCGTCGAGTGGCGGTGACGACAGCAGCAGCGTCGGCTGACACGGCCCGGCGATCGCGGCGGAGGCCGCCTGGTGCGGCGGCTCCCACGACAACCACGCCGGCCCATAGGCGGCGACTGATGGCGCGGCCGCCGGCGGTCCATAGGGACCGACCAGGAAGAGGCAGATCCCTTGGACGGCGGTGGTGAGATCGCGAATTGCTCAGGCGATCTCCTCCGGGGTGAGGGCGACAGGAAGCAGCGGCGACGGGGTGAACATGATCAAGCCTGAGAAATCTGATACCATATGTTATTGTTGCTAGGGTttgagcgggagagagagagctgTGAGGGCGCGAGAGAGCTGGCCGTGGGGGCCCTTTCCCACGGCCGGGCAAGAGGGAAAAGGGTTTTCCTTCTTAATTCTTGCCTGGTTAGATTGATACATCTCCTCTCCATATATAGAGAGGTTTACTTGACTCCCAAGTAAGGCTTACTTGACCCCTAAGCAAACCCTAAGACTAACAGGCCCAGGCCCATCACATACTCTAACAAGATGCGTTGCATATGCAGGAATTAAAATATCTTGAAGTATATTATTTTTGAACCAATCTTGAAGTATATGTTGATTCTCATGTATGTTTACAATATTAGTCAAAATGTGCATTTTCACGTGCTCAATTACTAGTTAAGATCAAGGTATATAGAGGAGATTCTTAAAAAACACTACTCGCTTTGTcacataatactccctccgtcccaaaataagtgtcttgagcttagtataaatttatactagagttaatataaagttgagacacttattttgggacggagggagtataatataagagcgtttttgacactacactcttatattatgggatggaTGGAGTATATAATAGGGgcataagggcatctccaacatcGATCTTCAAATCTTTTGTGTACGTGTGGACCGCGTGGTCCCGATCATGAAAGTCATCCAACGCGGGCAAGTATCGGTCCACGGAGCAGCTCGGACGTGCTTTTTCCCGCACATCGGAGGCAAACGTGGGGGTGTGTGGGCGCTCGGACCGCTACCACGCCCATATCTGATCACCCTGGCCCACCAAAAAACCATCCATCGCCTGCGCATGCTTCCCGCTCGAGACG encodes:
- the LOC123438627 gene encoding expansin-B3-like codes for the protein MLLPEHQSIAQPSNPAWSVRWYTTPTSLKKQRCFDMAPLSSKAVALVALSSLLVTYAAAGAGTFNDSAFTADPNWEDARATWYGAPTGAGPMDDGGACGFKNTNQYPFSSMTSCGNEPIFKDGKGCGSCYQIRCTNDQSCSGNPETVVITDMNYYPVAKYHFDLSGTAFGAMAKPGLSEKLRHSGIIDIQFKRVPCEFPGLKVTFHVEQGSNPVYFAVLVEYEDGDGDVVQVDLMEANSGTWTPMRESWGSIWRLDSGHRLQAPFSMRITNESGKTLVADKVIPANWEPSTFYRSIVQYS